The proteins below come from a single Caenibius sp. WL genomic window:
- a CDS encoding aromatic ring-hydroxylating dioxygenase subunit alpha, producing the protein MERAQRIAIAKQLLEMIDRNETEYGDEPAWEADIGRFTDKERFLKEKEEFFHNRPQVIAYTADIPKNGDYYATELAGKPILLTRGKDGKARAFLNACRHRGVQLAEGCGHGHTFTCPYHAWTFNSHGDLIGVPSRDAFDGLLEDRGLIALPVHEEVGLILIHPQPDGELDFDEFMGPMKDVIAGYHYENLRFIKEFRTKARINWKHAVDGGVEGYHVPFLHPNTVGPMTLPQFLHLDCGLHHTLITTQPSIKELKDLPEDQWPEYCNFSTTNAIFPNTVVGVGEMIGFFQRSDPGNEPGECDYIFRVYGWGHTPTEEERQRDDYVADMLIQVAMDEDMKAQSNSQVMMEGGAVPTLIFGRREQNVSRMHRNYDRLIGHDVEAALAAERGKKLRQAAE; encoded by the coding sequence ATGGAACGTGCGCAGCGCATCGCGATCGCGAAGCAATTGCTGGAAATGATCGACCGGAACGAAACCGAATACGGGGACGAGCCGGCTTGGGAAGCGGATATCGGTCGCTTCACCGACAAGGAACGTTTCCTGAAGGAAAAGGAAGAGTTCTTCCACAACCGCCCGCAAGTGATCGCCTACACCGCGGACATTCCCAAGAACGGTGACTATTACGCCACCGAACTGGCGGGCAAGCCGATCCTGCTGACTCGCGGCAAGGATGGCAAGGCGCGCGCGTTCCTCAATGCCTGCCGCCATCGCGGGGTGCAACTGGCCGAAGGTTGCGGCCATGGCCATACCTTCACGTGCCCCTATCATGCCTGGACGTTCAATTCACATGGCGATCTGATCGGGGTGCCGAGCCGTGACGCTTTCGACGGATTGCTGGAAGATCGCGGCCTGATCGCTCTGCCGGTGCATGAGGAAGTGGGGCTGATCCTCATCCATCCGCAGCCCGATGGCGAACTCGATTTCGACGAATTCATGGGTCCGATGAAGGATGTGATCGCCGGTTATCATTATGAGAACCTGCGGTTCATCAAGGAATTCCGCACCAAGGCGCGGATCAACTGGAAGCACGCGGTCGATGGCGGTGTGGAAGGCTATCACGTGCCGTTCCTCCATCCCAACACGGTCGGCCCGATGACGCTGCCGCAATTTCTCCATCTCGATTGCGGGCTGCATCACACGCTGATCACCACTCAGCCTTCGATCAAGGAATTGAAGGACCTGCCGGAAGACCAGTGGCCGGAATATTGCAATTTCTCGACCACCAACGCGATTTTCCCCAACACCGTGGTCGGTGTGGGCGAAATGATCGGTTTCTTCCAGCGCAGCGATCCGGGCAATGAGCCCGGCGAATGCGATTACATCTTCCGCGTTTATGGCTGGGGCCACACGCCGACCGAGGAAGAACGCCAGCGGGATGACTATGTCGCCGACATGCTGATCCAGGTCGCGATGGATGAGGATATGAAAGCCCAGTCCAATTCGCAGGTCATGATGGAAGGGGGCGCGGTGCCAACGCTCATCTTCGGGCGCCGCGAACA
- a CDS encoding Lrp/AsnC family transcriptional regulator — protein MKPIHLDDLDRRIIARLGEDARTSMRQIARELDVSEGAVRTRVKRLHDAGAVRMAVITNAALHDRFPAFLWIDLASREATQDVVAALKAIPEITFVSTMLGRADVLAITLAGDSGDLARFIHEKVRNIPGIGEIRWTLGYGMRKHLYGKCAIVD, from the coding sequence ATGAAGCCGATCCACCTTGACGATCTCGATCGCCGGATCATCGCCCGCCTGGGCGAGGATGCGCGCACCAGCATGCGGCAGATTGCGCGCGAACTGGATGTTTCGGAAGGCGCGGTGCGGACGCGGGTCAAACGCTTGCACGATGCGGGTGCGGTGCGCATGGCGGTGATCACCAATGCGGCGCTGCACGATCGCTTCCCCGCGTTTCTGTGGATCGATCTCGCCTCGCGGGAGGCGACGCAGGACGTGGTTGCCGCTTTGAAGGCGATACCGGAAATCACGTTCGTTTCGACCATGCTGGGGCGGGCGGATGTGCTGGCCATCACGCTTGCGGGCGATTCCGGCGATCTGGCCCGTTTCATTCATGAGAAAGTCCGCAATATTCCGGGCATCGGAGAGATTCGCTGGACTTTGGGTTATGGCATGCGGAAGCACCTTTATGGCAAGTGCGCCATTGTCGACTAG
- a CDS encoding Lrp/AsnC family transcriptional regulator has translation MSEAKLTPIDEQIIALLRADGLMSNLELARRIGVSERSVARHLRRLDEEKLAKVVLMLDLAADGYDFLAAVGIKVKGRPPEDVADDIALIEEVQIVILVAGEYDLEIQVLARSLGELTAVLEDRIGRIEGIMAMAPGIATRISKHEYQWVPFT, from the coding sequence ATGAGCGAGGCGAAACTCACGCCAATCGATGAACAGATTATCGCGCTTTTGCGCGCTGATGGCCTGATGTCGAATCTCGAACTGGCGCGCCGGATTGGCGTTTCGGAACGTAGCGTCGCGCGCCATCTGCGGCGGCTGGATGAGGAAAAGCTCGCCAAGGTCGTGCTCATGCTTGATCTCGCGGCGGACGGGTACGATTTCCTCGCGGCCGTCGGGATCAAGGTCAAAGGCCGCCCGCCCGAAGATGTGGCTGACGATATCGCGCTGATCGAGGAGGTGCAGATCGTGATCCTCGTCGCGGGTGAATACGATCTCGAAATCCAGGTTCTGGCGCGCAGCCTTGGCGAACTGACCGCCGTGCTGGAGGACAGGATCGGGCGGATCGAGGGGATCATGGCGATGGCCCCCGGCATTGCCACCCGCATTTCCAAGCACGAATACCAGTGGGTGCCGTTCACATGA
- a CDS encoding PLP-dependent aminotransferase family protein — MTAPVESLRSNLAGSGPPLFFPDPEVPAVFNFDQGLAAPETFPREDLTRLAKLVLQRDGAEVLDYFDPDTGYEELVFGYKGLREQIARRIAEKQGVDLGPRGVILTSGSVQGISLAVAGYINKGDVVVVEAASFPYALRFMEMAGADIRTVPVDDNGMDVDALAEILRAEGGRVKMVYTIPTFQTPTATEMSLPRRKQLLALAKEHSFLIMEDNVYGDLRFAGEDLPTLLSLDDTGLVIQCGSFSKIVAPALRLGWIAGQPKAIEALAAVRQDLGVGQWLARVMAEYLAEGLLDPHIAKANLVYKSKAETASRTLRERCGDFVRFTDPQGSFYLWVEIDERIDWDKAAKLAEREGIFFRPGERFMNDTGGRQFLRLAYSHVSEDVIARGLETLGDILRQCARVPA, encoded by the coding sequence ATGACTGCACCCGTTGAAAGCCTGCGCTCAAATCTTGCCGGCAGCGGCCCGCCGCTGTTCTTTCCCGATCCGGAAGTGCCCGCGGTCTTCAATTTCGATCAGGGCCTCGCCGCCCCCGAAACTTTCCCCCGCGAAGATCTCACCCGCCTCGCCAAGCTGGTGCTGCAACGCGACGGGGCCGAGGTGCTGGACTATTTCGATCCTGACACCGGCTATGAAGAACTCGTCTTCGGCTACAAGGGCCTGCGCGAACAGATCGCCCGGCGGATCGCGGAAAAGCAAGGCGTCGATCTCGGCCCGCGCGGCGTCATCCTGACATCGGGCTCGGTCCAGGGCATTTCGCTCGCCGTTGCCGGATACATCAACAAGGGCGATGTGGTGGTCGTCGAAGCCGCGTCCTTCCCTTATGCGCTGCGCTTCATGGAAATGGCGGGGGCGGATATCCGCACCGTGCCGGTGGACGACAACGGTATGGATGTCGATGCGCTGGCCGAAATCCTGCGAGCGGAAGGCGGGCGAGTGAAGATGGTCTATACCATCCCCACATTCCAGACGCCGACCGCCACCGAAATGTCGCTCCCCCGGCGCAAGCAGTTGCTGGCGCTGGCGAAGGAGCACAGCTTCCTCATCATGGAAGACAACGTCTATGGCGACCTGCGCTTTGCCGGTGAAGATCTGCCGACTTTGCTGAGTCTGGACGATACCGGGCTGGTGATCCAGTGCGGCAGCTTCTCGAAAATCGTCGCCCCGGCGCTCCGGCTCGGCTGGATCGCCGGGCAGCCCAAGGCGATAGAGGCCCTGGCCGCGGTCCGGCAGGATCTCGGTGTCGGGCAATGGCTGGCGCGGGTGATGGCGGAATATCTCGCCGAAGGGCTGCTCGATCCGCATATCGCCAAAGCCAATCTGGTCTATAAGTCGAAGGCCGAAACCGCTTCGCGCACGCTGCGGGAACGGTGCGGCGATTTCGTCCGCTTCACCGATCCGCAAGGCTCGTTCTACCTCTGGGTGGAGATCGACGAGCGGATCGACTGGGACAAGGCCGCCAAGCTGGCGGAGCGGGAAGGGATTTTCTTCCGGCCAGGCGAACGGTTCATGAATGACACCGGCGGGCGCCAGTTCCTCCGTCTCGCCTACAGCCATGTGAGCGAGGACGTGATCGCACGCGGGCTGGAAACGCTGGGCGACATCCTGCGCCAATGCGCGCGGGTCCCGGCATGA
- a CDS encoding SMP-30/gluconolactonase/LRE family protein produces MSAPRTLASGFAFPEGPRWHQGQLWFSDQHDGAVIVLDPDGTVVERIAVPGGPSGMGWMPDGTLLVTSMHERRLYRRDAEGQLAVQADLSPFHPGHSNDMVVDAAGRAYAGNIGYDFNGGEEPRPTCIAAIAPDGTATIAADALDCPNGTVITPDGKTLIVAESMGNRLTAFDIAGDGTLSNRRVFAQLGDHIPDGICLDAEGAIWAASPYAGQVIRVREGGAIVDSVTIAGAKPYACMLGGADGCDLYICCASDHNPQVTVKDRTGRIDVARVAVPGAGRP; encoded by the coding sequence ATGAGCGCACCACGCACGCTGGCAAGCGGGTTCGCCTTTCCCGAAGGGCCGCGCTGGCATCAGGGGCAATTGTGGTTTTCGGACCAGCACGATGGCGCGGTGATCGTGCTCGATCCCGATGGCACGGTGGTGGAACGCATCGCCGTGCCCGGCGGCCCATCGGGCATGGGCTGGATGCCGGACGGGACGCTGCTCGTCACTTCGATGCACGAGCGGCGCCTCTATCGCCGCGATGCGGAAGGCCAGCTGGCGGTGCAGGCCGACCTTTCTCCGTTTCACCCCGGCCACAGCAACGACATGGTGGTGGACGCCGCAGGCCGCGCCTATGCGGGCAATATCGGTTATGACTTCAACGGCGGCGAGGAACCACGCCCGACCTGTATCGCCGCCATCGCACCGGACGGCACGGCGACGATTGCGGCCGACGCGCTCGATTGCCCCAACGGCACCGTCATCACGCCCGATGGCAAGACGCTGATCGTCGCGGAATCGATGGGCAACCGTCTAACCGCGTTCGACATCGCCGGCGACGGCACCCTGTCCAACCGGCGCGTCTTCGCCCAGCTTGGCGATCATATCCCCGATGGCATCTGCCTCGATGCCGAAGGGGCGATCTGGGCCGCATCCCCTTATGCCGGGCAGGTGATCCGCGTGCGCGAAGGCGGGGCGATCGTGGACAGCGTGACAATCGCCGGGGCCAAGCCTTATGCCTGCATGCTGGGCGGCGCGGACGGCTGCGATCTCTACATCTGCTGCGCCAGCGATCACAATCCGCAGGTGACAGTGAAAGACCGCACCGGCCGCATCGACGTGGCCCGCGTGGCCGTGCCGGGGGCAGGCAGGCCATGA
- a CDS encoding EthD domain-containing protein produces MEKAVYALWHDGAQSREAFNAVLRGPVAERLVAEGVRGLRLNLIDDHVAPAAGLVQARTRPQMQAVVQVWLDCAHDEFRAGIDAVLESASARMAAWLVTESQPIVNTLHPPQQGQRTEGFSELVFLTRPAHLTYEGWRKIWHESHTRVAIDTQSTFEYIQNTIVRPLTYAAAPYDAMIEECFPAAAMDQPEAFYDAVGDAARHKRHHDAMMESCHRFIDYRRIDVIPTSQYDIKPLF; encoded by the coding sequence ATGGAAAAGGCGGTCTATGCCCTGTGGCATGATGGCGCACAGAGCCGCGAAGCGTTCAACGCCGTGCTGCGCGGCCCGGTGGCGGAGCGGCTTGTGGCCGAAGGCGTGCGCGGGCTGCGGCTCAACCTGATCGACGATCATGTGGCCCCCGCCGCCGGGCTGGTGCAGGCTCGGACCAGGCCGCAGATGCAGGCGGTGGTGCAGGTCTGGCTCGACTGCGCGCATGACGAATTCCGGGCCGGTATCGATGCCGTTCTCGAAAGCGCCTCGGCCCGCATGGCGGCGTGGCTGGTCACCGAATCCCAGCCCATCGTCAACACTCTGCACCCGCCGCAACAGGGCCAGCGGACGGAGGGGTTTTCTGAACTCGTCTTCCTTACCCGCCCGGCGCATCTGACGTATGAAGGCTGGCGAAAAATCTGGCATGAAAGCCATACCCGCGTCGCCATCGATACGCAGAGCACGTTCGAATACATCCAGAATACCATCGTGCGCCCGCTGACCTACGCCGCCGCACCCTATGATGCGATGATCGAGGAATGTTTCCCCGCCGCCGCGATGGACCAGCCGGAAGCGTTTTACGATGCGGTGGGCGATGCCGCGCGGCACAAGCGCCATCACGATGCGATGATGGAAAGCTGCCATCGCTTCATCGATTACCGGCGGATCGATGTGATACCCACCAGCCAGTACGATATCAAACCCCTGTTCTGA
- a CDS encoding Rieske 2Fe-2S domain-containing protein, producing the protein MAQTADYSLGPHTFPRGWFMIARADELAAKPLPLRYFARDFVLYRGESGRPYLVDAYCPHAGAHLAKNSTSYIVRDGEQVEGEAIRCPFHGWRFGPDGQCDDIPYGPCVIPKAARIKTWPVEECGGIIWMWFDEEGGEPDMALPPFAEWDMGDQGWVRWQLDDFGQLATHPTEIVDNMADIGHMSPIHGSRNLIYFDNEFAGTKVSQSFWAGHRTLVDNDPDAVLSSEAFYTGPAILQARLGGQHPSVMVIAHTPVEDGVIRMHHGLMVKISDKQPTAEELAMARAYQEASRDALAQDVEIWMNKRPAISIMQVSCDGPFGKVRVWYQQFYNPRAKAGVYQARVDGREIRIGESRPAGALEIAEMV; encoded by the coding sequence ATGGCACAGACAGCAGATTACAGCCTCGGCCCGCATACGTTCCCGCGCGGCTGGTTCATGATCGCCCGCGCGGACGAACTGGCGGCCAAACCGTTGCCGTTGCGCTATTTCGCGCGCGATTTCGTGCTCTATCGCGGGGAAAGCGGGCGCCCCTATCTGGTCGATGCCTATTGCCCCCACGCAGGTGCGCATCTGGCGAAGAACAGCACGTCCTATATCGTGCGCGACGGGGAACAGGTGGAAGGCGAAGCGATCCGTTGCCCGTTCCACGGCTGGCGCTTCGGCCCCGATGGTCAGTGCGACGATATCCCCTATGGCCCCTGCGTGATTCCGAAGGCCGCGCGGATCAAGACCTGGCCGGTGGAAGAGTGTGGCGGGATTATCTGGATGTGGTTCGACGAGGAAGGGGGCGAACCCGATATGGCCCTGCCCCCCTTTGCCGAATGGGATATGGGCGATCAGGGCTGGGTCCGCTGGCAGCTCGACGATTTCGGGCAACTGGCCACGCATCCCACGGAAATCGTCGATAACATGGCCGATATCGGCCACATGTCCCCGATTCACGGCAGCCGCAACCTGATCTATTTCGACAACGAATTCGCCGGAACCAAAGTCAGCCAAAGCTTCTGGGCCGGGCACCGCACGCTGGTGGACAACGATCCCGACGCCGTGCTCAGCAGCGAGGCGTTCTATACCGGCCCGGCCATCCTGCAGGCGCGGCTGGGCGGGCAGCATCCCTCTGTCATGGTGATTGCGCATACCCCGGTGGAAGACGGGGTGATCCGCATGCACCACGGGCTGATGGTGAAAATCTCGGACAAACAGCCCACCGCCGAAGAACTGGCCATGGCCCGCGCCTATCAGGAGGCAAGCCGCGATGCGCTGGCGCAGGATGTCGAAATCTGGATGAACAAGCGCCCGGCGATCAGCATCATGCAGGTGTCATGCGATGGCCCGTTCGGCAAAGTGCGGGTGTGGTATCAGCAGTTCTACAATCCGCGCGCCAAGGCCGGGGTCTATCAGGCCCGTGTCGATGGGCGCGAAATCCGTATCGGCGAATCCCGGCCCGCAGGCGCGCTGGAGATCGCCGAAATGGTGTGA